The Acidimicrobiales bacterium genome includes a window with the following:
- a CDS encoding DUF1841 family protein produces the protein MGEEDRRRWAVPAGQGRMGGIELSLLDPGEEDDRHFLILAEHPELQQAVEDDQDEITLRGNLMSPRLHISMHEIVANQLWMDDPPETWPTAQRLMTLGYQRHEILHMLGSVVSGEAWRTMQYEEPFDPDRFRAGLDALPDSWEAERAEL, from the coding sequence GTGGGCGAGGAGGACCGTCGGCGGTGGGCCGTCCCCGCTGGTCAGGGGCGGATGGGTGGGATCGAGCTCTCATTGCTCGATCCCGGCGAGGAGGACGACCGTCACTTCCTGATCCTCGCCGAGCACCCGGAGCTCCAGCAGGCGGTGGAGGACGACCAGGACGAGATCACCCTGCGCGGCAACCTGATGAGCCCGCGGCTCCACATCTCGATGCACGAGATCGTGGCCAACCAGCTGTGGATGGACGATCCACCCGAGACCTGGCCCACGGCGCAGCGGCTGATGACCCTCGGCTACCAGCGTCACGAGATCCTGCACATGCTGGGATCGGTGGTCTCCGGCGAAGCCTGGCGGACCATGCAGTACGAGGAGCCGTTCGATCCCGACCGCTTTCGTGCCGGTCTCGACGCCCTACCCGACTCCTGGGAAGCAGAGCGGGCGGAGCTCTGA
- a CDS encoding SufE family protein, translated as MAPTAISPRLQHIVDLFAGAPKELRLQALLEYSRKVPPLPVELAANREGLEQVPECQTPFFLAVEVGDDRRVTLHFDVPDEAPTTRGFAGILHSGLDGATADEVLATPNDFYTRMGLSEAISSLRLRGMGAILARLKRQVAEQVSTNGHGAGPGASSPAS; from the coding sequence ATGGCTCCCACGGCCATCTCGCCTCGTCTCCAGCACATCGTCGACCTGTTCGCCGGTGCCCCGAAGGAGCTCAGGCTCCAGGCTCTGCTCGAGTACTCCCGCAAGGTGCCGCCGCTTCCGGTCGAGCTCGCCGCCAACCGAGAGGGCCTCGAGCAGGTGCCGGAGTGTCAGACGCCGTTCTTCCTCGCTGTCGAGGTCGGCGACGACCGCCGCGTGACGCTCCACTTCGACGTGCCGGACGAGGCGCCGACCACGCGGGGCTTCGCCGGCATTCTCCACAGTGGCCTCGACGGGGCCACCGCCGACGAGGTGCTGGCCACGCCCAACGACTTCTACACCCGGATGGGGTTGTCCGAAGCGATCTCGTCGCTCCGACTCAGGGGCATGGGCGCTATCCTCGCCCGACTCAAGCGGCAGGTCGCCGAGCAGGTCAGTACGAACGGTCATGGCGCGGGTCCGGGCGCCAGCTCGCCCGCCTCGTAG
- a CDS encoding sulfurtransferase — protein MSTVERDPATELSQYARPDMLVTTSWLAEHLHDPGLVVVESDEDVLLYDTGHIPGAIKVDWHLDLNDPVTRDYIDGERFAELMSSKGIGREDTVVFYGDNFNWWAAYALWVFTLFGHPDVRLLNGGRMKWIEEGRALVTDVPSRPVARYPAVRREDPPIRAFRDDVTRHVADHGRLVDVRSPGEYSGELLHMPDYPQEGALRGGHIPGAASVPWKRAANDDGTFKSADDLRAIYAEEQKLSDGDDVIVYCRIGERSSHTWFVLHHLLGYPTIRNYDGSWTEWGNLVRAPIER, from the coding sequence ATGTCCACCGTCGAGCGCGATCCGGCGACCGAGCTGAGCCAGTACGCCCGCCCCGACATGCTCGTGACGACGTCGTGGTTGGCCGAGCACCTCCATGATCCTGGACTGGTGGTGGTGGAGTCCGACGAGGACGTCCTGCTGTACGACACCGGCCACATCCCCGGAGCGATCAAGGTCGATTGGCACCTCGACCTCAACGACCCGGTGACCCGCGACTACATCGACGGTGAGCGGTTCGCCGAGCTGATGTCGTCCAAGGGGATCGGGCGCGAGGACACGGTGGTCTTCTACGGCGACAATTTCAACTGGTGGGCGGCGTACGCACTGTGGGTGTTCACGCTCTTCGGCCATCCCGACGTTCGGCTTCTCAACGGCGGGCGCATGAAGTGGATCGAGGAGGGTCGTGCCCTCGTGACCGACGTGCCGTCCCGTCCCGTCGCCCGCTACCCGGCGGTCCGACGCGAGGACCCGCCGATCCGGGCCTTTCGGGACGACGTCACCCGGCATGTCGCCGACCACGGGCGCCTCGTGGACGTGCGCTCGCCGGGCGAGTACAGCGGCGAGCTGCTCCACATGCCGGACTATCCGCAGGAGGGTGCGCTGCGGGGTGGCCACATCCCGGGCGCTGCCAGCGTGCCCTGGAAGCGGGCGGCCAACGACGACGGCACCTTCAAGTCGGCCGACGACCTGCGTGCGATCTATGCCGAGGAGCAGAAGCTCTCCGACGGCGACGACGTGATCGTGTACTGCCGGATCGGCGAGCGCTCCAGCCATACGTGGTTCGTCCTCCACCATCTTCTGGGCTATCCCACGATCCGCAACTACGACGGGTCGTGGACCGAGTGGGGGAACCTCGTGCGAGCGCCGATCGAGCGGTAG
- a CDS encoding alpha-(1->3)-arabinofuranosyltransferase family protein: MSVLRTAPASRAPASRDEPTPGRRAGLQRWGVPLLLGAVAYIPLLASKPGMVEADTKQYLYLNPGKLLAGASTLWDPNVGMGTVTHQNIGYLFPMGPFFWVFNAIGVPVWVAQRLWIGSLLFAAGTGMLFLVRTLAAAGSGPGAGAVRGDGTWRSAVTVGTNWGTPAVTVAALAFMLSPYVLQYEARISALLMPWAALPWLVAFVVRALRVGGWRYPALFALVTAITGAVNATSIVYVLIAPVLWFPYAVWILREVSLRRAVVTLVRMGVLTALLSLWWLAGLVTQAGYGLDVLRYSETVQAVASASLSYDILRGLGFWFFYGQDGIGPWIQASVDFTRWPWLLLVSYAVPAVAFLAGVVIRWRHRLYFVALIGIAVAIAVGVHPYDHPAAPLGSLLKSFATGSTAGLALRNVARAIPLLALGFAMLLAAGVEALSAWWSRLGIVAAVAIGGLVAADIAPLWAGQFVDANLSRPSQIPSYYQAAANYLDAQGNATRVMALPGIDFATYRWGNNLVDPVEPGIMSRPFVAREQVPWGSPPSADLLMALDDRLQQGTFDPTSLAPLARLMGVGDVELRSDLQYERYLTARTLPTSAQFNPPPPGLGQPVTFGPPASLRTSVPLIDEQTLGPSATTSDPTDLQVYGVTDPRSILRAEPAQQPLVVAGNGDALVNGASAGLLNGQQTVLYQGDLDANAAAERQALGAGADLVLTDTNRRRAERWDTITQNTGYTEQAGETPPVADPNNNPLPLFPGTTDNSRTVTQQGGVASVQASGYGNPVSYTPANRPDLAMDGDLSTAWEVAAFSKVDHQGEYLRINMAHPVTSNHINVVQPQDGPRDRFITGATLRFDNGPDVPVQLGPSSLTPAGQTISFPTRTFGRVDLVIDTTNFGVRSNYKVASGVGFAEVRVGGGPNGGTVPPVDELTRLPTDLLSQAGTASIDHRLVILMTRLRADPSQPIKAPPVNADEERAMARTFSLPTARAFSVSGTARISADAPDNTIDRLLGRPTSGPGSDILVSSSSRLPGDLSNRGQSAFDGNPTTFWSPQIGNQIGQWLQVQQHQPVTFDHLNLSVVADGRHSVPSRLAIQADGQPPVIADVPPVADVGRPNGTVQVPVSFPAVQGSTIRVTVEGVRQESTVDFLSGLPTILPVGIAELGIPGVTLPPAGSSVPNSCRTDLVTVDGNPVGLQVVGSTAAGTALQGLQVQPCGPGSAGLSLGPGNHVLRTTEGAASGIDLDQLGLGSDRGGAALATGPSGQVVPATATAATPAPSVKVLSQDRTTSKVAVDVPTTKSPFWLVLGQSFNNGWTAQVDGGPSLGSPRSVDGYANGWLVQPRASGQMLVTLHWKPQDRVNLALYLSAVAGLVCLLLVFWRPRRRDDADRHPLDADTSAATEPTGGDAPARPQLVSPLRSTGRPLSVQAALVLTLASAAVSGFVIGPWAAPVVGLAVALVLLRPSLRALLTIGAVLGVAICGLYITQLEVRYHFPAGADWPSSFSAVTWVAWLAVALLVVDAVIEHLRSVRRKT, translated from the coding sequence ATGAGCGTGCTGCGCACGGCGCCCGCGTCGCGGGCTCCCGCATCGCGGGACGAGCCGACGCCCGGTCGGAGGGCAGGCCTCCAGCGCTGGGGCGTGCCTCTGCTGCTGGGGGCGGTGGCCTACATCCCCCTGCTGGCGTCCAAGCCGGGGATGGTCGAGGCCGACACCAAGCAGTACCTCTACCTGAACCCGGGAAAGCTGCTGGCCGGGGCCTCGACCCTGTGGGACCCGAACGTGGGAATGGGGACCGTCACCCATCAGAACATCGGCTACCTGTTCCCGATGGGTCCGTTCTTCTGGGTTTTCAACGCCATCGGCGTGCCCGTGTGGGTCGCCCAGCGGCTGTGGATCGGGTCGCTTCTCTTCGCCGCCGGAACGGGGATGCTCTTCCTCGTCCGCACCCTGGCCGCCGCCGGTTCCGGGCCCGGCGCGGGCGCCGTGCGAGGTGACGGGACGTGGCGATCCGCCGTCACCGTGGGCACCAACTGGGGAACCCCGGCGGTCACGGTGGCAGCCCTGGCCTTCATGCTCAGCCCCTACGTGCTCCAGTACGAGGCGCGCATCTCGGCCCTGCTCATGCCGTGGGCCGCGCTCCCCTGGCTGGTCGCGTTCGTGGTCCGGGCCCTGAGGGTCGGGGGGTGGCGCTACCCGGCGCTGTTCGCCCTGGTCACGGCCATCACCGGAGCCGTCAACGCCACCAGCATCGTCTACGTCCTCATCGCCCCTGTTCTGTGGTTCCCCTACGCCGTCTGGATCCTCCGCGAGGTGTCGCTCCGTCGGGCCGTCGTCACCCTGGTCCGCATGGGCGTCCTCACCGCGCTGCTGTCGCTGTGGTGGCTGGCCGGGCTCGTCACCCAGGCCGGCTACGGCCTCGACGTCCTCCGCTACAGCGAGACCGTGCAGGCGGTGGCGTCGGCCTCCCTCAGCTACGACATCCTCCGCGGTCTCGGGTTCTGGTTCTTCTACGGCCAGGACGGCATTGGCCCGTGGATCCAGGCCTCGGTCGACTTCACCCGGTGGCCGTGGCTCCTGCTCGTCAGCTATGCCGTGCCCGCCGTCGCGTTCCTCGCCGGCGTGGTGATCCGGTGGCGGCACCGGCTCTACTTCGTCGCCCTGATCGGCATCGCCGTCGCCATCGCCGTGGGAGTCCATCCCTACGACCACCCGGCCGCGCCCCTCGGATCGCTGCTGAAGTCCTTCGCCACCGGCTCGACGGCGGGGCTCGCCCTGCGCAACGTGGCACGAGCCATCCCGCTCCTCGCCCTCGGCTTCGCCATGCTCCTGGCGGCAGGCGTCGAGGCCCTGTCGGCGTGGTGGAGCCGGCTCGGCATCGTCGCCGCCGTCGCCATCGGCGGGCTCGTGGCGGCTGACATCGCGCCGCTGTGGGCGGGCCAGTTCGTCGACGCCAACCTCTCCCGTCCCAGTCAGATACCGAGCTACTACCAGGCCGCGGCCAACTACCTCGACGCGCAAGGAAACGCGACGAGGGTCATGGCCCTGCCCGGCATCGATTTCGCCACCTACCGCTGGGGCAACAACCTCGTCGACCCCGTGGAGCCGGGCATCATGTCGCGCCCCTTCGTCGCCCGGGAGCAGGTCCCGTGGGGATCACCGCCGTCCGCCGATCTGCTGATGGCCCTCGACGACCGGCTGCAGCAGGGGACCTTCGACCCCACGTCGCTCGCTCCGCTCGCCCGTCTCATGGGCGTCGGCGATGTCGAGCTGCGTTCGGACCTGCAGTACGAGCGCTACTTGACGGCCAGGACCCTGCCCACCTCCGCCCAGTTCAACCCGCCACCGCCCGGCCTGGGTCAGCCCGTCACGTTCGGTCCGCCGGCGAGCCTGCGCACGTCGGTCCCGCTCATCGACGAGCAGACGCTCGGGCCGTCGGCCACCACATCGGATCCGACGGACCTCCAGGTCTACGGGGTCACCGACCCTCGATCGATCCTACGGGCCGAGCCTGCCCAGCAGCCGCTCGTCGTCGCCGGCAATGGTGACGCGCTCGTCAACGGCGCTTCGGCCGGTCTGCTCAACGGTCAGCAGACCGTGCTCTACCAAGGTGACCTCGACGCCAACGCCGCCGCTGAGCGCCAGGCCCTCGGTGCCGGCGCCGACCTCGTGCTCACCGACACCAACCGTCGTCGGGCCGAGCGCTGGGACACCATCACCCAGAACACCGGCTACACGGAGCAGGCCGGCGAGACTCCCCCGGTGGCCGATCCCAACAACAATCCCCTACCGCTCTTTCCGGGGACGACCGACAACTCCCGCACCGTCACCCAGCAGGGAGGCGTCGCTTCCGTCCAGGCCTCCGGCTATGGCAACCCGGTGTCCTACACACCCGCCAACCGGCCCGACCTGGCCATGGACGGCGACCTGTCCACGGCGTGGGAGGTGGCCGCCTTCAGCAAGGTGGACCACCAGGGCGAGTACCTCCGGATCAACATGGCCCACCCGGTCACGAGCAACCACATCAACGTCGTGCAGCCCCAGGACGGGCCCCGCGACCGCTTCATCACCGGTGCCACCCTTCGCTTCGACAACGGACCGGACGTCCCTGTGCAGCTCGGTCCCAGCTCGCTCACACCGGCCGGGCAGACCATCTCCTTTCCGACCCGCACCTTCGGCCGGGTGGACCTGGTCATCGACACCACGAACTTCGGCGTGCGCTCCAACTACAAGGTGGCGAGCGGCGTCGGGTTCGCCGAGGTCCGCGTCGGCGGCGGCCCCAACGGCGGCACGGTTCCGCCCGTCGACGAGTTGACCCGCCTTCCCACCGATCTCCTGTCCCAGGCGGGCACGGCGTCGATCGACCACCGCCTTGTCATCCTGATGACACGGCTTCGCGCCGACCCCTCACAGCCGATCAAGGCTCCGCCCGTGAACGCGGACGAGGAACGGGCGATGGCCCGAACCTTCTCGTTGCCGACGGCTCGGGCCTTCTCGGTATCGGGCACGGCGCGTATCTCCGCCGATGCGCCCGACAACACCATCGACCGTCTGCTGGGTCGGCCGACCTCGGGGCCGGGATCGGACATCCTCGTCAGCTCGTCGAGCCGCCTTCCTGGTGATCTGTCGAACCGGGGCCAGAGCGCCTTCGACGGCAACCCCACCACCTTCTGGAGTCCCCAGATCGGCAACCAGATCGGCCAGTGGCTCCAGGTCCAGCAACACCAGCCGGTCACCTTCGATCACCTCAACCTCTCGGTGGTCGCCGACGGCCGTCACTCGGTCCCGAGCCGCCTCGCCATCCAGGCCGACGGCCAGCCTCCGGTCATCGCCGACGTGCCGCCGGTCGCCGACGTGGGCCGCCCGAACGGTACGGTCCAGGTTCCCGTCAGCTTCCCCGCGGTGCAGGGGAGCACCATCAGGGTGACCGTCGAAGGCGTCCGCCAGGAGAGCACCGTCGACTTCCTCAGCGGGCTCCCGACCATCCTGCCGGTCGGTATCGCCGAGCTGGGCATCCCCGGCGTGACGCTGCCGCCCGCGGGTTCGAGCGTGCCGAACAGCTGCCGGACCGACCTCGTGACCGTGGACGGGAACCCGGTGGGCCTGCAGGTCGTCGGCTCGACGGCCGCCGGCACCGCGCTCCAGGGCCTGCAAGTCCAGCCCTGCGGACCGGGATCGGCCGGGCTGTCGCTCGGCCCCGGCAACCATGTTCTTCGCACCACCGAAGGGGCGGCCTCGGGCATCGATCTCGATCAGCTGGGCCTCGGGTCGGATCGAGGTGGAGCCGCCCTGGCGACAGGGCCGTCGGGCCAGGTCGTCCCGGCCACCGCCACCGCCGCCACGCCGGCGCCGTCGGTGAAGGTCCTGAGCCAGGATCGGACCACCTCGAAGGTCGCCGTCGACGTGCCTACCACCAAGAGCCCCTTCTGGCTCGTCCTCGGGCAGAGCTTCAACAACGGCTGGACGGCGCAGGTCGACGGCGGGCCGTCGTTGGGGAGCCCGAGGTCCGTCGACGGTTACGCCAACGGATGGCTGGTGCAGCCTCGAGCTTCCGGCCAGATGCTGGTGACGCTGCACTGGAAGCCCCAGGATCGCGTGAACCTGGCCCTGTACCTCTCGGCCGTGGCCGGCCTCGTCTGCCTGCTGCTGGTGTTCTGGCGTCCCCGCCGGCGTGACGACGCCGACCGTCACCCACTGGACGCCGACACATCGGCCGCGACCGAGCCGACCGGTGGTGACGCACCGGCGCGGCCCCAGCTGGTGTCACCACTCCGGTCCACCGGGCGTCCGCTCTCCGTGCAGGCCGCCCTCGTGCTCACACTGGCCTCGGCGGCAGTGTCCGGCTTCGTGATCGGTCCCTGGGCGGCGCCCGTCGTCGGACTGGCCGTGGCTCTCGTCCTGCTGCGCCCGTCGTTGCGCGCCCTTCTCACGATCGGCGCCGTGCTGGGCGTGGCGATCTGCGGGCTCTACATCACCCAGCTGGAGGTGCGGTACCACTTCCCCGCCGGCGCCGACTGGCCCTCCAGCTTCAGCGCCGTCACCTGGGTCGCCTGGCTCGCCGTCGCCCTGCTCGTCGTGGACGCGGTGATCGAGCACCTGCGGTCGGTCCGCCGTAAGACCTGA